taagaaaaaataaatgaagaataaaatgaaaaagagataaaagttatttaaagaaagaaaagcaagaaattcagatttcaaattcaaatattgccatttatagacttttttttttttaatcaggcaAATAAATCTACTTGAAACGGGTCTCAAAActattttgcacatttaaaaacatgtctctTTCTGACATAACTTTTGGGAGATAAACAAAGTATGTCGAAACATTTTACCAGCCgaagccaattttttttttttttttttaatatattatgtcataaaaacaaaacgatTTCACAACCAGAGGGAGTCAAAACACAAGTACGCAGACGGGAACCTCAGCGTGAACCAATGGCTGACGAGGGATTTCACATGTGGGCGTGACGGAGAAAATCGGCGAGCCAATAGGAAAGCCGTAACCGTGTGAATTCGCACAAGTGGCAGGCGGCCGGGCCAATCAGAACGCTCCCTGAAGTGCGGCCAAAGTGAGCGTGAAGGGGGCGCGCGctctggagcagcagcaggagcggGGCAGAAGCCGAATGGTGGAGCTGAAGATGGCGGATGGCGACAGCGGGAGTGAGCGCGGCGGCAGCAGCgggggaggaggcggaggaggcggCTTCCAGCACTTCCAGCGGGACCAGGAGACCCAGGAGCTGGCGTCTAAGCGCCTCGACATCCAGAACAAGCGCTTCTACCTGGACGTCAAGCAGAACAGCAAGGGCCGGTTCATCAAGATCGCCGAGGTAGGGGCCGGGGGCTCCAAAAGTCGCCTGACCCTCTCGCTGTCGGTGGCGGCGGAGTTCCGCGACTACCTCGGGGATTTCATCGAGCACTACGCCCAGCTGGGGCCTAGCAGTCCGGAGCAGATCGCCCAGGCCACCGTGGGGGAGGACGGCGGGCCTCGGCGAGCTCTGAAGAGCGAGTTTCTCGTCCGGGAGAACCGTAAATACTACCTGGACTTGAAGGAGAACCAGCGGGGGAGGTTTCTGCGGATCCGGCAGACCGTTAACCGGGGTCCGGGCTTCGGAGTCGGGGGCCCAGCGGGCGGCATGCTCTCCGGCCAGACCATAGCCCTCCCGGCCCAGGGGCTAATAGAGTTTAGAGACGCCCTTGCTAAGCTCATAGACGACTACGGGGGAGACGACGAGGAGCTGGTCGGGGGCTCGGCCGCCGGAGGCTACAGCGAGCTCCCCGAGGGCACCTCCATCATGGTGGACTCCAAACGGTTCTTTTTCGACGTCGGGTCCAACAAATACGGAGTGTTCCTGCGGGTGAGCGAGGTGAAGCCCAGCTACAGGAACTCTATCACCATCCCGTTCAAAGCCTGGAGCAAATTCGGGGGAGCTTTCAGCAGATACGCCGAGGAGATGAAGGAGATCcaggagaggcagagggatAAAATGTACGAGAGGAGAGACGAGTCCGAGGGGGACGACGTGGACGACGACTgatgaaattaataataaaaaaacagctgttagtCCTGCAACATAGGGGTATTTTGcatataaaaaacagaaagtgcaTGACAAATCGTGCTGTAATAGCCTACTTAAAGcggtggttcccaactggtccagatCTCTCAAAGtctagttcaaggtccacacatgagagaaatgaaattttatttgacaaaatgtaaataatgtgggcttaaaacaccatgaaatataacatattgcaagaatgaAGTGCAACTATTTAAATCCAGgtgcgtttctaggattttaggatgtgagGGGTTTAGCCTGGACCtctttagtgaaaaaaaaaatactgaaagtctcatgtgtttgcatgtttaaaaaaaaaaaaaaaattttctttaaagtttcaggcgatttttttttttgagaacttGATTTTCTGTCTATAAAAGAAATCGttggatttttcttctttttgttgtta
This genomic window from Plectropomus leopardus isolate mb unplaced genomic scaffold, YSFRI_Pleo_2.0 unplaced_scaffold12254, whole genome shotgun sequence contains:
- the LOC121963723 gene encoding transcriptional activator protein Pur-beta-like codes for the protein MVELKMADGDSGSERGGSSGGGGGGGGFQHFQRDQETQELASKRLDIQNKRFYLDVKQNSKGRFIKIAEVGAGGSKSRLTLSLSVAAEFRDYLGDFIEHYAQLGPSSPEQIAQATVGEDGGPRRALKSEFLVRENRKYYLDLKENQRGRFLRIRQTVNRGPGFGVGGPAGGMLSGQTIALPAQGLIEFRDALAKLIDDYGGDDEELVGGSAAGGYSELPEGTSIMVDSKRFFFDVGSNKYGVFLRVSEVKPSYRNSITIPFKAWSKFGGAFSRYAEEMKEIQERQRDKMYERRDESEGDDVDDD